The Tistrella mobilis genome includes a window with the following:
- a CDS encoding TRAP transporter large permease, with amino-acid sequence MIDGGIAALGGFGGLFLLALLRVPVGFAMLIAGLGGIAALIGFNPAAAVAVQSPLRTLTGYDMLLIPMFIAMSALANHTGLGRELYTAGHAWAGRARGGLGLATILASAGFAGICGSSVASTAAMARVALPEMRARGYAPGFAAGTVAAGGTLGILIPPSLVLALYGLLTEQDIGRLFVAGLVPGVLAVALYALTVTLIARRRPEAAPGGAPAGRAERFASLRGLWAVAAIFLGIIGGLYLGVFAPGEAGAMGALAVAAVGLIRGRLTLAAVGGALTEAARSAASVMVVLIGALVFGYFLALTRAPQLLVQALTETGLSPWGVMAAMLAGYFLLGCVLDTLAMIVLTVPITYPVAVALGFDPIWFGVVVTMTVEIGLITPPYGLNVLVLNTIARDVGLATIYRGVAPFVAADLVRVFLICLAPGIVLWLPSTMG; translated from the coding sequence ATGATCGATGGCGGGATTGCCGCCCTCGGCGGTTTCGGCGGCCTGTTTCTGCTGGCCCTGCTGCGGGTGCCGGTGGGGTTCGCCATGCTCATCGCCGGGCTGGGCGGCATTGCGGCGCTGATCGGCTTCAACCCGGCGGCGGCGGTGGCGGTGCAGTCGCCGCTGCGCACGCTGACCGGCTATGACATGCTGCTGATCCCGATGTTCATCGCGATGAGCGCGCTTGCCAACCACACCGGGCTGGGGCGAGAGCTGTACACGGCCGGCCATGCCTGGGCGGGGCGCGCGCGGGGCGGGCTCGGCCTCGCCACCATTCTGGCCAGCGCCGGTTTCGCCGGGATCTGCGGCTCGTCGGTCGCCTCGACCGCCGCCATGGCGCGGGTGGCCCTGCCCGAAATGCGGGCCCGGGGCTATGCGCCCGGCTTTGCGGCCGGCACGGTGGCCGCCGGCGGCACGCTCGGCATTCTGATCCCGCCCTCATTGGTGCTGGCCCTGTACGGGCTGTTGACGGAACAGGATATCGGCCGGCTGTTCGTGGCGGGCCTGGTGCCCGGCGTGCTGGCCGTGGCGCTTTATGCGCTGACGGTGACCCTGATCGCCCGGCGCCGGCCGGAAGCCGCCCCCGGCGGTGCGCCCGCCGGCCGGGCCGAACGCTTCGCCAGCCTGCGCGGGCTCTGGGCCGTGGCCGCGATCTTTCTCGGCATCATCGGCGGGCTGTATCTGGGTGTCTTTGCCCCTGGCGAAGCCGGTGCGATGGGCGCGCTGGCGGTGGCGGCGGTGGGGCTGATCCGCGGCCGGCTGACGCTGGCGGCCGTGGGCGGTGCCCTGACCGAGGCCGCCCGCAGTGCCGCCTCGGTGATGGTCGTGCTGATCGGCGCGCTGGTCTTCGGCTATTTCCTGGCCCTGACCCGGGCGCCCCAGCTGCTGGTTCAGGCCCTGACCGAAACCGGGCTGTCGCCCTGGGGGGTGATGGCGGCGATGCTGGCCGGGTATTTCCTGCTCGGCTGCGTTCTCGACACGCTGGCGATGATCGTGCTCACCGTGCCGATCACCTATCCGGTGGCGGTGGCGCTGGGCTTCGACCCGATCTGGTTCGGCGTGGTGGTGACCATGACGGTGGAGATCGGGCTGATCACCCCGCCTTACGGATTGAACGTGCTGGTGCTGAACACCATCGCCCGCGATGTCGGCCTTGCCACCATCTATCGCGGCGTCGCCCCCTTCGTCGCGGCCGATCTGGTGCGCGTGTTCCTGATCTGCCTGGCGCCCGGCATCGTGCTGTGGCTGCCATC